A stretch of the Lactuca sativa cultivar Salinas chromosome 9, Lsat_Salinas_v11, whole genome shotgun sequence genome encodes the following:
- the LOC111888241 gene encoding ribosome biogenesis regulatory protein homolog, which yields MAEQQLQQDGYQIDIGNLMAYDPQHQFQSIPDKREDLVKECIAHATKLIQAVADNLFSLPSTEDASGPIVPLPPPTTKLPREKPLPKPAPPTKWEVFAKKKGIQNRKKDKVVFDEQTSSWKRRYGYDRVNDDNDLPIIEAKMTDEPGVDPFATRRSEKKQRVEKQEKNRLHNLKEASKVGALPSHVQLAATSLPITGTQAPPRKVSKDELQNVAGMAATSTASGGKFDKKLAGEKPPKHDKKYRKFLPVVEGSGMGSLERQQSDKILNKLMAKNSHEIFNVSKAVDMYNVKNDKKRKNQQGKNKSFSTSNKLKVKKSPYKSASKGSSKKGSSSKSKSK from the exons ATGGCGGAACAGCAACTACAGCAAGATGGCTACCAAATTGACATAGGGAATCTCATGGCGTATGATCCTCAACATCAGTTCCAATCTATTCCCGATAAAAG GGAGGATCTTGTAAAGGAGTGCATAGCACATGCTACCAAGTTAATTCAAGCAGTTGCAGATAATCTTTTTAGCTTGCCTTCGACAGAAGATGCATCGGGGCCCATTGTTCCTTTACCTCCTCCAACTACAAAATTACCTAGAGAAAAACCT CTCCCAAAACCTGCACCTCCAACAAAGTGGGAAGTTTTTGCCAAAAAGAAAG GTATTCAAAACCGCAAGAAGGACAAAGTTGTCTTTGATGAACAAACAAGTTCTTGGAAGCGCAGATATGGTTATGATCGTGTGAATGATGACAACGATCTTCCAATCATTGAAGCAAAAATGACTGATG AGCCAGGAGTAGACCCTTTTGCCACAAGAAGATCAGAAAAGAAACAGCGAGTTGAAAAGCAAGAAAAGAATCGCTTGCATAATCTCAAAGAAGCATCAAAAGTTGGTGCTCTCCCAAG CCATGTTCAGCTTGCAGCTACTTCGTTACCTATAACAGGAACACAAGCTCCACCAAGAAAAGTCAGCAAGGATGAGCTGCAAAATGTTGCAGGAATGGCTGCAACTTCAACTGCTAGTGGGGGTAAATTTGACAAAAAGTTGGCTGGTGAAAAGCCTCCTAAACATGATAAGAAATATAGAAAG TTTTTACCTGTGGTGGAAGGATCAGGGATGGGTTCATTAGAGAGGCAACAATctgacaaaattttaaataaattaatggCCAAGAATTCCCATGAAATCTTCAATGTTTCTAAG GCTGTGGACATGTACAATGTGAAGAATGACAAGAAACGAAAAAACCAGCAAGGCAAAAACAAGTCCTTTTCAACATCAAACAAATTAAAAGTGAAGAAAAGCCCTTACAAAAGTGCATCAAAGGGATCATCAAAGAAAGGATCTTCAAGTAAATCAAAATCTAAGTGA